The following coding sequences are from one Leptolyngbya sp. NIES-3755 window:
- a CDS encoding hypothetical protein (hypothetical protein L8106_12815;~similar to AA sequence:cyanobase_aa:LBDG_20200), which produces MSLFDQIMSAVANPQQQASPDQLGSILGMAQQLAGNQGLDSNATQAVMSLLGSHVRSSLQNQQASQGSGHVQALVNQFAGLGSNPQAVSALFPGGGQQQVSENIAQQTGLNAGTIQSMLPVLVPLVLNLLQSGSVQQGGQSAGNPVLNAFLDADRDGDVDVGDVMGMAGQFLNQRR; this is translated from the coding sequence ATGAGTCTTTTTGATCAAATTATGAGTGCGGTCGCCAATCCGCAACAACAAGCCTCACCCGATCAACTGGGCAGCATTTTAGGCATGGCTCAGCAACTTGCAGGCAACCAAGGACTCGACTCAAACGCTACTCAAGCTGTAATGTCACTCCTTGGTAGTCATGTTCGATCGTCTTTACAAAATCAGCAAGCCAGCCAAGGCAGTGGACACGTCCAAGCTCTGGTGAATCAATTCGCTGGACTCGGCAGCAATCCCCAAGCCGTCAGCGCTCTCTTTCCTGGAGGCGGACAGCAGCAAGTTTCTGAAAATATCGCACAGCAAACCGGATTAAATGCCGGAACAATTCAATCCATGTTGCCTGTTCTCGTCCCACTCGTGCTCAATCTGCTCCAAAGCGGCTCAGTTCAACAAGGCGGACAGTCAGCAGGAAATCCAGTACTGAATGCCTTCCTAGATGCCGATCGCGATGGCGATGTAGATGTCGGTGATGTGATGGGTATGGCTGGACAATTCCTTAACCAGCGACGATAA
- a CDS encoding phosphate ABC transporter substrate-binding protein (similar to AA sequence:cyanobase_aa:LBDG_20220), with protein MAFFQKKAQLGASLSSLAALTFGLAACTPQTATAPPQGGGATGNSPAAPAAGGGTISINGAGASAPNLLYQRWFQEYNKQNPNVQISYDSVGSGAGVRRFLDQTVDFAATDDPLKDEDRAKVPADRGKAVQIPSTGLFIVMAHNLKEVPDLKLSREALCGIVDGSIKTWDDPKIKSNNPTVPSQPLTFVHRSDGSGTTAIFTRHIEKACPNWKGGAGKTVEWPTGTGAKGNEGVTAQIQQTPGAIGYTEFSFSKQNNLPTASLQNKSGAFIAPTPEAAAKALEGVNVPETFAVNVPDPDGKDAYPIVSLTYLLLYENPRDQAKAKAFNEFMRWAYGNNGKQFATELGYLPLPETITAKATSALDTIKVASK; from the coding sequence ATGGCGTTTTTTCAGAAGAAAGCTCAACTCGGAGCGTCTCTTTCCTCTCTCGCTGCCTTGACCTTCGGATTGGCAGCTTGTACTCCTCAAACCGCAACCGCTCCTCCTCAAGGCGGTGGTGCAACGGGCAATAGTCCTGCTGCACCTGCTGCGGGTGGCGGAACGATTTCGATTAATGGAGCAGGGGCTTCGGCTCCGAACTTGTTGTATCAACGTTGGTTTCAGGAATACAACAAGCAAAACCCAAATGTTCAAATTAGCTATGACTCGGTAGGTAGCGGCGCGGGTGTTAGACGTTTCTTAGATCAGACTGTCGATTTTGCAGCAACGGATGATCCCTTGAAAGATGAAGATCGGGCGAAAGTGCCTGCCGATCGCGGTAAAGCGGTTCAGATTCCTTCAACCGGATTATTCATCGTGATGGCACATAATCTGAAAGAAGTGCCTGATCTAAAGCTGTCTCGTGAAGCCCTCTGCGGCATCGTCGATGGCTCGATCAAGACTTGGGACGATCCAAAGATCAAATCGAATAATCCCACTGTTCCCAGTCAGCCTCTCACTTTTGTGCACCGCTCAGACGGTAGTGGAACGACCGCGATTTTCACCCGGCACATTGAAAAAGCTTGTCCGAACTGGAAAGGTGGCGCTGGTAAAACGGTCGAATGGCCCACTGGAACTGGAGCAAAAGGAAACGAAGGCGTGACTGCCCAGATTCAGCAGACTCCAGGCGCGATCGGGTATACCGAGTTTTCGTTCTCGAAACAGAACAACTTGCCGACTGCAAGCCTGCAAAACAAATCGGGAGCCTTTATTGCTCCAACTCCTGAAGCGGCTGCAAAAGCGTTAGAAGGAGTCAATGTTCCTGAAACGTTCGCGGTGAATGTGCCTGATCCAGACGGCAAAGACGCTTACCCGATCGTCAGTTTGACCTATCTGTTGCTGTACGAGAATCCCAGAGATCAAGCGAAAGCGAAAGCATTCAATGAATTCATGAGATGGGCTTACGGCAACAATGGTAAGCAGTTTGCGACTGAGTTAGGCTACCTGCCACTGCCTGAAACGATTACAGCGAAAGCGACTTCGGCACTGGACACGATCAAAGTCGCATCGAAATAA
- a CDS encoding putative serine/threonine kinase (similar to AA sequence:cyanobase_aa:LBDG_42490), translated as MKLRMGATLQNGKYQLNQVLGHESLGATYLATQTLLQQSIVIKTIDPSLQITQSFPQLKTRFTEETRLLARCQHPSIVRVLDFFQEDGLPFLVMDYVPGQTLYDRISTRNAPSLTEAEAIHYMRQVASALSVAHRNGLIHRNIRPETIIRRQGTNLGILVGFGFVHDLAVATPGEPNPFLPPHPDWNRENRFSIDLYSLAATLYFLLTGQSPDGSLSFEQYSWSPATKQAIFRGLTSDPEWQLQTVDDWLRLLPNTTLPLMATNHSVPANHSVQSVPPAPAQNGRSKSVEPVPVPFPVAQNGRSTNPPAKAPTPPPKLSTPPAQVVTLTPRPRLPKVLMLTIAAAGAIGIGFGMALRLSAAKSPGGTTILQPIQTFSEKEWKGTISPSENTLKDLPLESGSAKTDKVPQPSIGSEVDQPRYTPPKVEEPLPNYTRPRRQVVEPVEPIQPVTPVKPSPEIEPPIEPVPIQTPEPIVPPVATPAPVTPAPVRPSTREVEPTPPISTP; from the coding sequence ATGAAACTACGAATGGGTGCAACCCTTCAAAACGGCAAATACCAACTCAACCAAGTGTTAGGGCACGAAAGCCTAGGCGCGACTTATCTCGCTACCCAAACGCTGCTCCAGCAATCGATCGTGATTAAAACGATCGATCCGTCTCTCCAAATCACCCAAAGCTTTCCCCAACTCAAAACCCGCTTCACTGAAGAAACTCGCCTTCTTGCTCGTTGTCAGCATCCTAGTATTGTTCGCGTCCTCGACTTTTTCCAAGAAGACGGACTGCCGTTTCTGGTGATGGACTATGTGCCCGGTCAAACGTTGTACGATCGCATTTCCACCCGAAACGCACCCAGTCTCACCGAAGCTGAAGCCATTCACTACATGCGGCAAGTCGCTTCAGCCCTGAGTGTGGCACATCGCAATGGACTGATTCATCGCAACATTCGACCGGAAACGATCATTCGTCGTCAAGGAACCAATTTAGGAATTCTGGTCGGATTCGGATTCGTGCATGATCTGGCAGTGGCAACTCCCGGCGAACCCAATCCATTTCTGCCGCCTCATCCAGATTGGAACCGAGAGAACCGATTCTCGATCGACCTTTATTCCCTAGCTGCAACCCTCTATTTTCTGCTCACCGGACAATCGCCAGATGGGTCTCTCTCGTTTGAGCAATATTCTTGGAGTCCTGCCACCAAACAAGCGATCTTCCGAGGATTGACAAGCGATCCAGAATGGCAACTTCAAACCGTCGATGATTGGTTGCGTCTCTTGCCAAACACGACTCTACCGTTGATGGCAACAAATCATTCAGTTCCAGCCAATCATAGTGTGCAGAGTGTTCCGCCTGCCCCTGCACAAAACGGTCGATCTAAATCTGTAGAACCTGTTCCTGTGCCCTTTCCCGTTGCTCAAAATGGACGATCAACAAACCCACCCGCAAAAGCGCCTACGCCTCCACCGAAACTCTCTACCCCTCCTGCCCAAGTCGTGACCCTCACTCCCCGCCCTCGACTGCCGAAAGTTTTGATGTTAACGATCGCGGCTGCGGGTGCGATTGGAATTGGGTTCGGGATGGCTCTGCGGCTCAGTGCTGCCAAATCTCCTGGCGGAACTACGATACTGCAACCCATTCAGACTTTTTCAGAGAAAGAATGGAAGGGCACAATCAGTCCAAGTGAAAACACTTTGAAGGACTTGCCCCTAGAATCAGGCAGTGCAAAAACTGACAAAGTACCGCAACCCTCGATCGGGTCTGAAGTCGATCAACCTCGGTACACTCCGCCCAAGGTTGAAGAACCCCTGCCAAATTACACTCGCCCTCGTCGCCAAGTCGTTGAGCCAGTTGAACCGATTCAACCTGTGACTCCTGTAAAGCCCTCTCCAGAGATCGAACCCCCGATCGAGCCTGTTCCAATTCAAACACCTGAACCGATCGTGCCCCCCGTTGCGACTCCTGCTCCGGTGACTCCTGCTCCGGTCAGACCGAGTACTCGTGAGGTTGAACCCACTCCGCCGATTTCAACACCCTAA
- a CDS encoding SUA5/yciO/yrdC domain-containing protein (similar to AA sequence:cyanobase_aa:LBDG_36370), with protein sequence MPQVPFETLVESVRAGTHLASFPTDTVPALAAKPDRANLIYTAKQRSLDKPLILMASEIEELWQYVKGSDRELETWNAIAKQYLPGALTLVLPANDRVPAAMNPADPTTIGIRVPNHAIARQILAKTGALATTSANRSGQPALLSMAEIAAEFPEVLMLESNSDEIASGTPSTVAKWTGEEWQILRQGAIAL encoded by the coding sequence ATGCCACAAGTCCCTTTTGAAACGCTAGTTGAATCGGTTCGGGCTGGAACCCATCTTGCCAGTTTCCCGACTGATACCGTTCCCGCTCTAGCCGCAAAACCCGATCGAGCAAATCTTATTTACACTGCAAAACAGCGCAGTCTCGATAAACCGCTGATTCTGATGGCAAGCGAAATTGAAGAACTTTGGCAATATGTCAAAGGAAGCGATCGAGAATTAGAAACCTGGAATGCGATCGCGAAACAATACTTACCGGGTGCATTAACGTTAGTTCTTCCCGCAAATGATCGCGTTCCTGCTGCCATGAATCCGGCTGACCCAACCACGATCGGGATCAGAGTTCCGAATCATGCAATCGCCCGTCAAATCCTCGCAAAAACAGGCGCATTAGCCACCACAAGCGCGAATCGATCGGGACAACCTGCACTGTTATCAATGGCGGAAATTGCCGCAGAGTTTCCAGAAGTATTAATGTTGGAGTCGAATTCTGATGAGATTGCATCAGGAACACCTTCAACCGTGGCGAAATGGACAGGGGAAGAATGGCAAATTTTGAGACAAGGCGCGATCGCGTTGTAA
- a CDS encoding hypothetical protein (hypothetical protein LYNGBM3L_59950;~similar to AA sequence:cyanobase_aa:LBDG_52800), with the protein MDFFTILLSSLLSILSPTGIVVDRIAESQIRKQLVAAEQLQVRVDNAPSYQIVQGRADRIRIAGRGLFPVQDLRIDTLELETDAIALQFKTRRLEKPLQAGVRMVLTQSDLDRALKSPFVTSRLRNLGIRLLRRDVRQVERYDFLNPQLTLLSENRVRFQIELQEQGDPAKLKIVAEAQPQIVQGRSLQLNNLKIWANGQESPEPVTKAIANLIRERTDLRLLESSNITARILDLKFAPSRLEVATFIQVRNPQKKEAK; encoded by the coding sequence ATGGACTTTTTTACTATCTTGCTTTCAAGCTTACTCAGCATTCTTTCGCCTACTGGAATTGTGGTCGATCGCATTGCTGAATCTCAAATCCGTAAACAACTCGTCGCCGCTGAACAATTACAAGTTCGCGTCGATAATGCTCCGAGCTATCAGATTGTGCAAGGTCGCGCCGATCGTATTCGCATTGCAGGACGTGGACTATTCCCAGTTCAAGATCTCCGCATTGATACATTAGAGCTTGAAACCGATGCGATCGCACTTCAATTCAAAACTCGTAGATTAGAGAAACCCTTGCAAGCTGGCGTTCGGATGGTTCTGACTCAATCGGATCTCGATCGCGCTCTCAAATCTCCCTTTGTCACTTCTCGACTCCGAAACTTAGGAATTCGATTGCTCCGTCGCGATGTCAGACAAGTTGAACGCTACGACTTTCTCAATCCGCAACTGACCTTACTGAGCGAGAACCGCGTCCGATTTCAGATCGAGCTTCAAGAACAAGGTGATCCTGCCAAACTCAAAATTGTTGCTGAAGCTCAGCCGCAAATCGTTCAAGGTCGATCGCTGCAATTGAACAATTTGAAAATCTGGGCAAACGGGCAAGAAAGTCCCGAACCTGTCACGAAAGCGATCGCGAATCTAATCCGAGAGCGGACTGATCTTCGTCTGCTCGAATCCTCGAACATCACCGCTCGAATTCTCGACCTAAAATTTGCTCCCTCTCGCTTAGAAGTTGCAACTTTCATCCAAGTCCGCAATCCACAAAAAAAGGAGGCAAAATAG
- a CDS encoding small GTP-binding protein (similar to AA sequence:cyanobase_aa:LBDG_20190) produces the protein MRLSRLITLVVGVVVILGLVIWLIESITRLSWAISNPVLANVVLVLVIVLLAVLLAAFTYYFFWLPNRARRRRRPIPKVSEVKTEAAQENLQAVRQQVAQIQDEIARRELIARSKQIEQDLARREFRLVIFGTGSAGKTSLVNALMGQIVGEVGAPMGTTEAGATYRMKLQGVDREVIITDTPGILEAGVVGTERETLARRLATEADLIVFVLDNDLRQSEYEPLQALTQIGKRSIVVLNKADLYTQEDLEAILARLRERVRGTVKIDDVVAIAANPPRMQTETGEWLHPDPEVTDLIDRIVYILRTEGEDLLADNILIQSQRLGEEARRLIDEQRRKQAEKLVDRYQWIGAGVIAATPIPVVDLLATAAVNAQMVVEIGRIYGCEITTEHAKEMAISLAKTLVGLGIVRGAIELVTTAMQVTIAGLIAGRAIQGVSAAYLTRIAGRSFIEYFRNNQSWGDGGISEVVQKQFQLNRRDEFIKSFMQEAVTRVIRPLQLEMKAEYEPEPLEELRMPEYEELPRSNEDTIEDWK, from the coding sequence ATGCGCTTATCTCGACTGATCACGCTGGTTGTTGGTGTTGTCGTAATTTTGGGTTTGGTGATTTGGCTGATCGAGTCGATTACCCGATTGAGTTGGGCGATCTCAAATCCGGTTTTGGCGAATGTTGTGCTCGTTTTGGTGATTGTCTTGCTAGCGGTGTTACTGGCAGCTTTTACCTATTACTTTTTCTGGTTGCCGAATCGGGCAAGAAGACGGAGGCGACCTATTCCCAAAGTTTCAGAGGTGAAAACGGAAGCGGCTCAGGAGAATTTACAAGCGGTTCGACAGCAGGTGGCGCAGATTCAGGATGAGATTGCACGACGGGAGTTGATTGCTCGATCGAAACAAATTGAACAGGATCTCGCCCGAAGAGAATTTCGATTGGTGATTTTTGGAACGGGATCGGCGGGAAAAACTTCGCTCGTGAATGCGCTGATGGGGCAAATTGTTGGAGAAGTGGGCGCACCGATGGGAACGACTGAAGCGGGCGCGACTTACCGAATGAAATTGCAGGGAGTCGATCGAGAAGTGATCATTACCGATACCCCTGGAATTCTCGAAGCTGGAGTCGTGGGAACTGAACGGGAAACATTAGCGCGACGATTGGCAACTGAAGCAGATTTAATCGTGTTCGTTTTGGATAACGATTTGCGGCAGTCGGAGTATGAGCCGCTACAAGCATTGACGCAGATTGGAAAGCGATCGATTGTCGTTTTGAACAAAGCGGATCTCTACACTCAAGAAGATTTAGAGGCAATTTTGGCAAGATTGCGGGAACGAGTGCGGGGAACGGTGAAGATCGATGATGTGGTCGCGATCGCGGCAAATCCGCCAAGAATGCAAACTGAGACCGGAGAATGGCTTCACCCTGATCCAGAAGTCACAGATTTAATTGATCGAATTGTTTACATTCTCAGAACCGAAGGCGAAGATTTACTCGCAGATAATATTCTGATTCAGTCTCAGCGATTGGGCGAAGAAGCGCGGCGATTGATTGATGAACAGCGACGAAAACAAGCAGAGAAATTAGTCGATCGATATCAATGGATCGGAGCAGGAGTGATCGCAGCAACACCAATTCCGGTCGTAGATTTGTTAGCAACTGCGGCAGTGAACGCTCAAATGGTGGTGGAAATTGGGCGGATTTATGGCTGTGAAATTACGACTGAACATGCGAAAGAAATGGCAATTTCACTGGCGAAAACGCTTGTGGGATTGGGAATTGTGCGAGGTGCGATCGAGCTTGTAACGACTGCGATGCAAGTGACGATCGCGGGATTGATCGCAGGTCGAGCCATTCAAGGAGTGAGTGCAGCTTATCTCACTCGAATTGCTGGGAGAAGCTTTATTGAATATTTCCGAAATAATCAAAGTTGGGGGGATGGTGGCATTAGTGAAGTAGTGCAAAAACAATTCCAACTGAATCGCCGCGATGAATTTATCAAGTCATTTATGCAGGAAGCAGTCACGCGAGTGATTCGACCCTTGCAGCTTGAAATGAAAGCGGAATATGAACCAGAACCTTTAGAAGAACTAAGAATGCCTGAATATGAGGAACTACCTCGATCAAACGAGGATACGATCGAGGATTGGAAATAA
- a CDS encoding phosphate transporter ATP-binding protein (similar to AA sequence:cyanobase_aa:LBDG_20250), with translation MTSRVQNARQTETVFRTENLNIYYGSFLAVRDVSIDVPKNAVTAFIGPSGCGKSTVLRCFNRLNDLIKSFHIDGKIFYHDQDLYAPEIDPVEVRRQIGMVFQKPNPFPKTIYDNIAFGPRLLGYKGDMDELVERSLKQAALWDDVKDKLKAYGTDLSGGQQQRLCIARAVAVQPDVILMDEPCSALDPISTLKVEDLLQELKQNYTIVIVTHNMQQASRASDYTAFFNVEANAKGQRTGYIVEYDRTERIFQNPQEQATQAYVSGRFG, from the coding sequence ATGACTTCTAGAGTTCAGAACGCTCGCCAAACTGAGACAGTCTTTCGCACTGAGAATCTGAATATTTACTACGGCAGTTTCTTGGCAGTGCGAGATGTGTCGATCGATGTTCCTAAAAACGCAGTAACAGCTTTTATCGGTCCTTCGGGCTGCGGTAAAAGTACGGTTCTACGCTGTTTTAATCGATTAAATGATTTGATCAAGTCGTTCCACATTGACGGTAAGATTTTCTATCACGATCAAGATCTGTACGCACCAGAAATCGATCCGGTAGAAGTGCGGCGACAGATTGGCATGGTGTTTCAGAAGCCGAATCCGTTCCCGAAAACGATTTATGACAATATTGCGTTTGGTCCTCGACTGCTAGGCTACAAGGGCGATATGGATGAATTGGTGGAACGATCGCTCAAGCAAGCGGCGCTCTGGGATGACGTGAAAGATAAGCTCAAAGCTTACGGGACGGATCTTTCTGGAGGTCAGCAACAGAGACTTTGTATCGCTCGTGCGGTGGCAGTTCAGCCTGACGTGATTCTGATGGACGAGCCTTGCTCAGCACTTGACCCGATTTCGACTCTCAAAGTGGAAGATTTGCTGCAAGAGTTGAAGCAGAATTACACGATCGTGATCGTGACTCACAATATGCAGCAGGCTTCTCGCGCCTCGGACTATACGGCGTTCTTCAACGTGGAAGCGAATGCGAAAGGACAAAGAACCGGATATATCGTGGAATACGATCGTACCGAGCGCATTTTCCAGAATCCACAAGAGCAAGCGACTCAAGCGTATGTCAGTGGTCGTTTTGGCTAA
- a CDS encoding hypothetical protein (conserved hypothetical protein;~similar to AA sequence:cyanobase_aa:LBDG_42480), producing MSTPLVHAFFVGRAIAEIAYEKLEAGVTDALSELGKFDAEQRENLRQFVEEVMERAEREASIATPTTTTTTTTTIVPLDLQTGGDLQATIDDLRAEIAQLRSELQRYRLRSSQ from the coding sequence ATGAGTACTCCATTAGTTCATGCCTTTTTTGTGGGTCGAGCGATCGCTGAAATTGCTTATGAAAAGCTCGAAGCTGGGGTCACTGATGCTCTGAGTGAGTTGGGCAAGTTTGATGCGGAACAGCGGGAAAATCTGCGGCAGTTCGTCGAAGAAGTGATGGAACGAGCAGAACGAGAGGCTTCGATCGCGACTCCGACGACCACGACGACCACGACGACCACGATCGTGCCTTTGGATCTACAAACTGGAGGCGATTTGCAAGCGACGATCGATGATTTGAGAGCCGAAATCGCCCAGTTGCGGTCTGAACTTCAGCGCTATCGACTGCGATCGAGCCAATAA
- a CDS encoding phosphate ABC transporter permease (similar to AA sequence:cyanobase_aa:LBDG_20230), with protein sequence MATSADRSSRMSWRRSSSSRLIDNGFVWLTAAFAIGVGVLLLTIAGRVGTDALPAIQKFGLEFLVTSRWSVQDDIFGALTQIYGTLVTSFLALLLAVPVGVGVALFLSEDFLPPRVKQPIVFMVELLAAIPSVVYGLWGIFVLIPVLRPFGIWLNANFGWIPIFSTPPAGPGIYAAGIILAIMILPIIAAISRDALVAVPGELRQAAYGLGATRWETIFKVLLPAAFSGIVGGIMLALGRAMGETMAVTMVIGNVDSIRSFSILSQGSTVASLLANQFAEASGLQVASLMYAALILFLLTLVVNVLAEIIVRRFSMKL encoded by the coding sequence ATGGCTACGTCTGCGGATCGTTCATCACGGATGTCTTGGCGGCGATCGAGTTCGTCCCGCCTGATTGATAACGGATTTGTTTGGCTGACGGCTGCCTTTGCGATCGGGGTCGGCGTACTGCTGTTAACGATCGCAGGTCGAGTCGGAACGGATGCGCTCCCAGCCATTCAAAAGTTTGGACTGGAATTTTTGGTCACCAGTCGGTGGAGCGTTCAGGATGACATCTTTGGTGCACTGACTCAGATATATGGAACGCTAGTCACTTCATTTTTGGCGTTATTGTTGGCAGTGCCCGTTGGAGTTGGGGTGGCACTGTTTTTGAGTGAAGATTTCTTGCCGCCACGGGTGAAACAGCCGATCGTATTCATGGTGGAACTGTTGGCAGCGATCCCCAGTGTGGTTTACGGACTTTGGGGTATTTTCGTCTTGATTCCGGTTCTACGTCCGTTTGGAATTTGGCTAAATGCAAACTTTGGCTGGATTCCGATTTTTAGTACGCCTCCGGCAGGACCCGGAATTTATGCAGCGGGAATTATTCTGGCAATTATGATCTTGCCAATCATTGCAGCGATTTCACGAGATGCGCTGGTTGCCGTTCCTGGAGAATTACGCCAAGCCGCGTATGGATTAGGCGCAACTCGTTGGGAGACAATCTTTAAGGTACTCTTGCCTGCGGCGTTTTCGGGAATTGTCGGTGGCATCATGCTGGCACTCGGTCGGGCAATGGGTGAAACGATGGCAGTGACGATGGTGATTGGAAACGTCGATTCGATTCGATCGTTCTCGATTCTGTCTCAAGGCTCGACAGTCGCATCTCTGCTGGCGAACCAGTTTGCGGAAGCGAGTGGACTGCAAGTCGCATCCTTGATGTATGCGGCATTGATTTTGTTTTTGCTGACACTGGTGGTGAATGTGTTGGCAGAAATTATTGTTCGTCGATTCAGTATGAAGCTCTAG
- a CDS encoding RNA-binding region protein RNP-1 (similar to AA sequence:cyanobase_aa:LBDG_20210): protein MTIYIGNLSFQATEDDLKEVFAEYGEVSRVSLPTDRETGRKRGFAFVEMADDAQEDAAIAELDGAEWLGRELKVNKAKPRESRPAGAKSFSKGNY, encoded by the coding sequence GTGACTATTTACATTGGCAACCTGTCCTTTCAGGCGACTGAAGACGATCTTAAAGAAGTGTTTGCGGAGTACGGCGAAGTGAGCCGGGTGAGCCTTCCGACAGACCGAGAGACAGGCAGAAAACGCGGATTTGCATTTGTCGAAATGGCGGACGATGCCCAAGAAGATGCCGCGATCGCGGAGTTGGATGGTGCAGAATGGCTGGGTCGAGAGTTGAAGGTGAATAAGGCGAAGCCTCGCGAGTCGCGTCCTGCCGGAGCGAAGAGTTTTAGTAAAGGGAATTACTAA
- a CDS encoding phosphate ABC transporter, inner membrane subunit PstA (similar to AA sequence:cyanobase_aa:LBDG_20240): MTSPEFVSAGRGLKRNPKSPRTLFSSVMTVVAFICAALALIPLAAVTFYVVVNGASRLTPSVFFELPPAPGLAGGGFGNAFVGTLLTVGISALMSIPFGIIAAIYLSEFGRDTKLAEWVSFLTNVLSGVPSIVIGAFAYAVVVLNTGTFSAVAGGFALAVLMLPTIVRTAAEALEAVPNEYRQAAIGLGSTRMQTTLQIVLPAAIPAITTGIMLALARAAGETAPVLFTASFNRFWATSLWEPIATMSRLVFDFATSPFPAQQQLAWAGSLVLVLLVLITSVLSRMVIKRR, from the coding sequence ATGACTTCTCCAGAATTTGTGTCTGCCGGACGGGGCTTAAAGCGCAATCCCAAGTCACCCCGCACCTTGTTTTCTTCAGTGATGACGGTTGTGGCATTTATTTGTGCTGCACTGGCGCTGATTCCGCTGGCAGCCGTTACCTTCTACGTGGTGGTGAACGGAGCTTCTCGCTTGACTCCAAGCGTGTTTTTTGAACTGCCCCCGGCTCCAGGATTAGCAGGCGGTGGATTTGGGAATGCGTTTGTTGGAACGCTACTGACCGTTGGAATTTCGGCATTGATGTCCATTCCGTTCGGCATTATCGCAGCGATTTACCTATCTGAGTTTGGACGCGATACGAAGCTGGCAGAGTGGGTGAGCTTTTTAACCAATGTTTTGAGTGGTGTTCCCTCGATCGTGATTGGGGCGTTCGCGTACGCAGTCGTGGTTTTGAATACCGGAACCTTCTCAGCCGTGGCGGGTGGATTTGCACTCGCGGTGTTAATGTTGCCGACGATCGTTAGAACTGCCGCTGAAGCACTCGAAGCGGTTCCGAATGAGTATCGTCAAGCTGCGATCGGGTTAGGATCAACTCGGATGCAAACCACGTTACAGATTGTGCTTCCCGCCGCGATTCCTGCGATTACGACTGGGATTATGTTGGCGTTGGCACGAGCGGCGGGTGAAACCGCTCCAGTCTTGTTTACGGCTTCGTTTAATCGATTTTGGGCAACTTCTTTATGGGAGCCGATCGCCACGATGTCGCGGTTGGTGTTTGATTTTGCCACTTCTCCCTTTCCGGCTCAACAGCAGCTTGCTTGGGCAGGTTCGTTAGTCTTGGTTCTGTTGGTGCTGATTACCAGTGTTCTGTCTCGCATGGTGATCAAACGTCGGTAA